A portion of the Eretmochelys imbricata isolate rEreImb1 chromosome 27, rEreImb1.hap1, whole genome shotgun sequence genome contains these proteins:
- the MAP3K14 gene encoding mitogen-activated protein kinase kinase kinase 14, producing the protein MAVMEIACQGAPDPTIGHQKELSANKGLSETVSEKQSSVCKVEDSEKVAFHSQWKILKDVITKGTAKEETEGGSASISIIAQAECENSQEFSPTFSERPFIADSKRYSRSDSLDQIPNNVAHATEGKMAPAFWRSRHHGKGRKKRRKKRSRVRIQTLASAKQGPRTPEQESCTPIPVQEDETHQNTLFSNSSCFSEPCKDSICDQIPFGKPRKVLLAGKLHSLRNLHRPELHKLISPVQCLNHVWKLHCQGDFVPQPETLHPFPYNRLPPCFPVLDSPLCAMKHNPLETYLLDDRACVNGERHLSGLSLEHSFPKCVSQSVETNLDKLSVEEYLVDALKGSVSLGEPQNLASLAKTWRGGGLDLKEPFRETDDNEGVLLTEKLKPVDYEYREEVHWTKCHDSLGVGSFGEVYKIEDKQTGFQCAAKKVQVEHFRAEELTTCAGVTSPKVVPLYGAVKEGPWVTIFMELMEGGSLGQLIKQSGYLPEDRALHYLGQALEGLEYLHAHHILHGDVKADNVLLSSDGSRALLCDFGHSARLHPDGLGKCLVTGCYMPGTETHMAPEVVMGKRCDSKVDVWSSCCMMLHMLNGCHPWTRYYNHPLCLKIVKEPPPLREIPPSCNRSTVEIIKAGLEKEPLKRASAAELKTKADIALQEVEDVKNPWKEYREPRHLSLDEKNNLHTSLSPTVSLISETLASPGSAFKAPCLSQSLQPPSLELTEKTEVTPWNLCKELPRICDPLSPSSLAPVPTKSSSSSERATTISEQELQQLEIELFLNSLSQPYSLEEQEQMLSCLSIDSPLMSDASEKNSLKASQSLRDTMSSGVHSWNSQTDGQSFSWNNLLYRSRHTDTPSYFNGVKIQIQLLSGENLHIREFHRTKVGDIATGISHQIPASAFSLVTKEGQPVRYDMEVPDSGIELQCTLAPDCSFGWTWRVKHGQLENRP; encoded by the exons GTGAGAACAGCCAGGAGTTCAGCCCCACCTTTTCAGAAAGGCCTTTCATAGCTGATAGTAAACGTTACAG CCGGTCAGACAGTCTTGATCAAATCCCCAACAATGTGGCCCATGCTACAGAAGGGAAAATGGCACCAGCCTTCTGGAGGTCAAGGCATCATGGTAAAGGCAGGAAGAAACGTCGCAAGAAAAGATCCAGGGTCAGAATACAAACACTGGCCTCTGCTAAGCAAGGGCCCAGAACTCCAGAACAGGAAAGTTGTACACCGATCCCAGTCCAG GAGGATGAAACTCACCAAAACACACTCTTCAGTAACAGCTCCTGTTTTTCAGAACCTTGCAAGGACTCAATTTGTGATCAGATACCATTTGGGAAACCTAGAAAAGTTCTGCTCGCAGGCAAACTCCACTCGCTAAGGAACCTGCacagaccagaactgcacaagtTGATAAGCCCAGTACAGTGCCTGAACCATGTTTGGAAGCTACACTGTCAGGGTGACTTTGTGCCTCAGCCAGAGACCCTCCATCCCTTCCCTTACAACAGATTGCCCCCTTGCTTCCCCGTTCTGGACAGTCCTCTTTGTGCCATGAAACACAATCCTCTGGAGACTTATCTCCTTGATGATCGGGCCTGTGTGAATGGTGAGCGTCACTTGTCTGGCCTAAGCTTAGAACACAGCTTCCCAAAATGTGTCAGCCAGTCCGTGGAAACCAACTTGGACAAACTTTCTGTGGAAGAATATTTGGTGGATGCTCTTAAGGGGAGTGTGAGTCTCGGTGAGCCGCAGAATTTAGCCAGCCTGGCCAAGACGTGGAGAGGAGGTGGTCTGGATTTGAAGGAGCCATTTCGAGAGACAGATGACAATGAGGGGGTGCTGCTTACTGAG AAACTAAAGCCAGTGGACTATGAATACCGAGAAGAGGTTCACTGGACCAAGTGCCATGACTCTCTGGGCGTTGGCTCTTTTGGGGAAGTGTACAAAATAGAGGACAAACAGACTGGATTTCAGTGCGCTGCCAAAAAG GTGCAAGTCGAACACTTTCGTGCAGAGGAGTTGACGACATGTGCTGGAGTGACAAGTCCCAAAGTTGTCCCTTTGTATGGAGCCGTGAAGGAAGGTCCTTGGGTTACTATCTTCATGGAGCTAATGGAGG GTGGCTCACTAGGCCAGCTGATTAAACAAAGTGGCTACTTGCCAGAGGATAGAGCCCTCCATTACCTGGGTCAAGCATTAGAGGGTCTGGAGTATCTTCATGCTCACCACATTCTGCATGGAGATGTCAAAG CGGACAACGTGCTCTTATCCAGTGATGGAAGCCGGGCTCTCCTCTGTGACTTCGGCCACTCTGCTCGCCTTCATCCCGATGGCTTGGGGAAGTGCTTGGTGACAG GGTGCTACATGCCTGGCACAGAGACGCACATGGCTCCAGAGGTAGTAATGGGAAAACGCTGTGACTCAAAGGTGGATgtctggagcagctgctgcatgATGCTGCATATGCTCAATGGGTGTCATCCTTGGACTCGGTATTACAACCACCCTCTTTGCTTAAAG ATAGTCAAAGAGCCACCTCCTTTGAGGGAAATCCCACCTTCCTGTAACCGTTCCACTGTCGAGATTATTAAAGCCGGGCTAGAGAAGGAGCCACTTAAAAGAGCTTCTGCAGCTGAGTTGAAGACTAAGGCTGACATAGCTCTGCAGGAGG TGGAAGATGTGAAGAACCCCTGGAAAGAATACAGAGAACCTAGACACTTATCTTTGGATGAAAAAAACAATCTGCACACCTCCCTGTCCCCAACAGTCAGCCTGATTTCTGAGACTTTGGCTAGCCCTGGGTCCGCATTCAAAGCTCCTTGCCTATCCCAAAGCCTGCAGCCACCATCTCTGGAGCTGACAGAGAAGACTGAGGTAACCCCTTGGAATCTGTGCAAGGAGTTACCTAGGATCTGTGATCCACTCTCCCCCTCCTCGCTGGCTCCTGTCCCCACCAAGAGCAGCAGCTCCTCAGAACGGGCAACAACTATCTCGGAACAGGAGCTTCAGCAGCTGGAAATAG AGTTGTTTTTGAACAGCCTGTCGCAGCCGTACTCTCTGGAGGAGCAGGAGCAAATGCTCTCGTGTCTCAGCATTGACAGCCCGCTCATGTCTGATGCCAGCGAGAAG AACTCTCTGAAGGCCTCTCAGAGCCTGAGGGACACCATGAGCTCTGGGGTTCACTCCTGGAACAGTCAGACTGATGGACAGAGCTTCAGCTGGAACAACCTGCTGTATCGCAGTCGGCACACAGACACCCCCAGCTATTTTAATG GAGTGAAAATCCAGATCCAGTTGCTAAGTGGAGAAAATCTTCATATCCGAGAATTCCACAGGACCAAGGTGGGGGACATTGCTACTGGGATAAGCCACCAG ATACCAGCCTCTGCTTTCAGCCTTGTTACAAAGGAAGGTCAACCTGTTCGCTATGACATGGAGGTTCCTGACTCTGGTATAGAACTGCAGTGCACCCTTGCTCCTGACTGCAGTTTCGGTTGGACGTGGAGAGTCAAGCATGGTCAACTGGAGAATAGACCATAA